The Mesorhizobium sp. M3A.F.Ca.ET.080.04.2.1 genome contains the following window.
GATCGAGGCAAGCCTCGGGCTGGAGGCGGGTTGGATCGAGGGGCGCACCGGCATCCGCTCGCGTTTCTGGGCGGAGCCCGGCGACACGCTGTCCGGACTGGCGGCCAAGGCGGGAGACATGGCGCTCAAGGCCGCCGGCATCGATCGCAAGGCCATCGGCCTGCTTCTGCTCGCCACATCGACGCCGGATCATCTGCTGCCGCCGAGCGCGCCGCTGGTGGCGCACAGGCTCGGCCTCGAAAGGGCCGGCGGGATCGACCTCGCCGGCGCCTGCGCGGGATTCATCTACGCCATGGCCTTCGCCGACGGCTTCGTGCGCCTGCACAACAGGCCGGCCGTCGTCATTGCGGCCAACATACTGAGCCGTCGGATCAATCCGGCCGAGCGGGCAAGCGCGGTGCTGTTCGCCGATGCTGCCGGCGCGGTGGTGCTCGCCCCGTCAAGTGATCCCGGCCACGGCATACTCGGTTCCTCTTTCGCCTCGGATGGGTCCGGTTATGACCTGATCCATA
Protein-coding sequences here:
- a CDS encoding beta-ketoacyl-ACP synthase III, which translates into the protein MNHTARIIGFGHSVPARSVGNAEIEASLGLEAGWIEGRTGIRSRFWAEPGDTLSGLAAKAGDMALKAAGIDRKAIGLLLLATSTPDHLLPPSAPLVAHRLGLERAGGIDLAGACAGFIYAMAFADGFVRLHNRPAVVIAANILSRRINPAERASAVLFADAAGAVVLAPSSDPGHGILGSSFASDGSGYDLIHIPAGGSNRPFSEEIDIAETRMTIANGREVFAKAVEMMSRCSLEALEAADLAAPDVARFVPHQANARIFNAVGKSLGIEDERIVKTIADYGNSSAATIPLSLSIAHSTNPLRPGEKLLLASAGAGLIGGALVVGV